A region from the Fibrobacter sp. genome encodes:
- a CDS encoding type II toxin-antitoxin system RelE/ParE family toxin, with translation MYTLEKTETFLKWYGYLKDVQAKQRIFSRLLRIELGNLGDVKPVGEGVFEIRIDAGPGYRLYYALRGTTVILLLCGGDKSTQQKDIDKAKTMWKELQNENK, from the coding sequence GTGTATACTTTAGAAAAGACGGAAACTTTCCTAAAATGGTACGGATATCTTAAGGATGTCCAAGCAAAACAACGGATATTCTCTAGGTTGCTTAGAATTGAATTGGGCAATCTTGGCGATGTCAAACCTGTTGGTGAAGGTGTTTTTGAAATAAGGATTGATGCTGGTCCTGGGTATAGGTTGTACTATGCTCTAAGGGGGACAACTGTGATTCTTCTTTTGTGCGGGGGAGATAAATCAACCCAGCAAAAAGACATTGATAAGGCGAAGACCATGTGGAAGGAATTGCAAAATGAAAACAAGTAA
- a CDS encoding putative addiction module antidote protein encodes MKTSKLDLSELLDSEDVIAGVLNDALQSGDSVALLRTIGYVAKARGIAQISQATGLGRESLYKALNENAHPRFETILKVLGALNVQIAVVPKKKPAKKHLVVAEKKTKYSATI; translated from the coding sequence ATGAAAACAAGTAAACTTGATTTGTCTGAACTGCTTGATAGCGAAGATGTTATTGCAGGCGTGTTGAATGACGCTTTACAATCTGGTGATTCCGTAGCCCTGCTTAGAACCATTGGTTACGTGGCGAAAGCCCGTGGCATTGCTCAAATTTCGCAAGCAACAGGGCTTGGCCGTGAAAGTCTCTACAAGGCGTTGAACGAAAACGCACACCCGAGATTTGAAACTATTCTCAAAGTTTTGGGTGCGTTAAATGTTCAAATCGCTGTTGTGCCCAAAAAGAAACCTGCAAAAAAGCATCTTGTTGTCGCAGAAAAGAAAACGAAATATTCTGCGACGATTTAA
- a CDS encoding DUF2075 domain-containing protein, whose product MIIYENTKGGFVQDIRSGCIASKVQQAFELKNIHHNNAAEFRAWANSLMYMRNVLDDDDISDDIKLAVEYQIPLTSKRVDFLIAGENENGTKNIVVVELKQWEDSGTTSRPDVVTAFTGGSNKTVCHPCYQAYSYAKIIENFNEDIYKEDIRLNPCAYLHNYREKNRDHIDNSHYQNAISLAPIFLSEDVGKLRSFVKTYVKKKSNIDLLMKIDHGKLKPAKALQDSLASMIKGNKEFYLIDEQKVAYETVKKLVENAVKNATNPVKSGEKAVVIVTGGPGTGKSVVAIQLLCDLIQKGFSANYVTKNAAPRNVYFEKLKQEKYKLSYIKNLFRASDAFWNSPTNMLDCVIVDESHRLRKKSAIFHGENQIKELINSARVSVFFIDEDQKITTKDIGSVDEIKKWANFHKAKLYEGDDLNLVSQFRCSGSNGYLNFLDNLLGIRETANINFDFDYDLKLFNSPTKMREALRAKNAIANKSRMIAGYCYEWNSEKDPNGEIYDIILEDGFKAKWNFANSLFAIDPKSFDQVGCIHTTQGLEFDYCGIIIGKDLRYDISQGVFTDQTKEAISDKSSGIRSCKDCDLAAKLIRNTYKTLLSRGQKGCYVYCEDKALLHYINKQFGIEIVD is encoded by the coding sequence ATGATTATTTACGAAAATACAAAGGGAGGTTTTGTTCAAGACATTCGTTCTGGATGCATAGCCTCAAAAGTTCAACAAGCGTTTGAATTAAAAAACATTCATCATAATAATGCCGCCGAATTTCGTGCATGGGCAAATTCGCTTATGTATATGAGAAATGTTTTGGATGATGATGATATTTCCGACGACATAAAACTCGCTGTTGAATACCAGATTCCGTTAACTTCTAAACGCGTTGATTTTCTTATTGCAGGAGAAAATGAAAACGGAACAAAGAACATTGTTGTTGTTGAATTAAAACAATGGGAAGATAGTGGAACAACATCTCGTCCAGATGTAGTCACTGCATTTACAGGCGGATCAAACAAAACCGTATGTCATCCGTGTTATCAAGCATATAGTTATGCTAAAATTATTGAGAACTTCAACGAGGATATTTATAAAGAAGACATAAGGCTAAATCCTTGCGCCTATCTTCACAACTATCGAGAAAAAAACAGGGACCATATTGACAATTCACATTATCAAAACGCAATTTCCTTAGCCCCGATTTTCCTATCCGAAGACGTTGGCAAGTTGCGTTCTTTCGTGAAAACATATGTAAAAAAGAAATCTAACATTGATCTTTTGATGAAAATCGATCATGGAAAGTTGAAGCCAGCTAAAGCGCTTCAAGATTCGTTAGCATCAATGATCAAAGGCAACAAAGAATTCTATCTAATTGATGAACAGAAAGTTGCCTATGAAACAGTAAAAAAACTTGTTGAAAATGCAGTTAAAAACGCAACCAATCCCGTCAAAAGTGGTGAAAAAGCTGTTGTCATCGTAACGGGTGGTCCCGGAACAGGAAAATCCGTTGTTGCAATCCAGTTGCTTTGTGATCTAATTCAAAAAGGATTTAGTGCAAACTATGTCACAAAAAATGCAGCCCCCCGAAACGTCTATTTTGAAAAATTAAAACAAGAAAAATACAAACTTTCATACATTAAAAATCTATTCAGAGCATCGGATGCATTTTGGAATTCGCCTACAAACATGTTGGATTGCGTTATTGTTGACGAATCTCACCGATTGAGAAAAAAGTCTGCAATATTCCACGGGGAAAACCAAATTAAGGAGTTGATAAACTCGGCAAGAGTATCGGTATTCTTTATAGATGAAGATCAAAAAATCACAACCAAAGATATCGGATCAGTAGATGAAATAAAAAAATGGGCGAATTTTCATAAAGCAAAGTTATACGAAGGTGATGACTTGAATCTAGTTTCGCAATTCCGATGCAGCGGAAGTAACGGATATCTAAACTTTCTTGATAATTTACTTGGCATAAGGGAAACCGCTAATATCAATTTTGATTTTGACTATGATTTGAAATTGTTCAACAGTCCAACAAAAATGCGAGAGGCTCTACGAGCAAAGAATGCCATCGCCAACAAATCACGGATGATTGCAGGCTATTGCTACGAGTGGAATTCAGAAAAAGACCCAAATGGTGAAATTTACGACATCATTCTAGAGGATGGATTTAAAGCAAAATGGAATTTCGCCAATTCACTATTCGCCATTGACCCCAAATCATTTGATCAAGTAGGTTGTATCCACACAACACAAGGTCTTGAATTTGACTATTGCGGCATAATAATCGGAAAAGATTTACGATACGACATCTCTCAAGGTGTGTTCACGGATCAAACTAAAGAAGCTATTAGTGATAAATCTTCAGGAATTCGATCTTGCAAAGATTGTGATTTGGCGGCAAAGTTAATTCGCAACACTTATAAGACACTGCTTTCTCGAGGACAAAAAGGATGTTACGTGTATTGCGAAGATAAAGCTTTGTTGCATTACATCAACAAGCAATTTGGCATAGAAATAGTTGATTAA
- a CDS encoding nucleotide pyrophosphohydrolase yields the protein MSDFEELKSKIKQFSVDRDWDQFHNGKDLAIALSIEASELQEAFLWKNPEDVKIEKVREELADIFNYAILIADKYNLDIREIVLKKLEKNAEKYPVEKAKGTAKKYTEL from the coding sequence ATGTCTGATTTTGAAGAACTGAAAAGTAAAATCAAGCAATTCTCCGTTGATCGAGACTGGGATCAATTCCACAATGGCAAGGATTTGGCAATAGCATTGTCTATTGAAGCTAGCGAATTACAAGAAGCATTTTTATGGAAAAATCCAGAAGATGTCAAAATTGAAAAAGTTCGCGAGGAACTAGCCGATATTTTCAACTACGCAATCTTGATTGCCGATAAGTACAATCTTGACATTCGCGAAATCGTACTAAAAAAGTTGGAAAAGAATGCAGAAAAGTATCCTGTAGAGAAAGCTAAGGGAACTGCTAAAAAGTATACGGAATTATAA
- a CDS encoding tetratricopeptide repeat protein, whose protein sequence is MAENEKQFDLEKATRNFQKAAECCSQGRFDAAKDLLLKGIKACPTHSESHRLLGQIYFQNGDTEKAENTVLEALRLDPKNMWALILMGNIFAKDKDKSNVAETYYNKVLEYYPDNAIALNNVAGTFLAKSEYSKGILYLEKALEIDDTYINSYYGLALAHYKNNNLQEAFKYAAAGVKKGKNRAEDPAVRNELLKLFFTIARDICESTDYESMVFDIARKLENDFNITIKFQQKDDLDTLARLQFADFYKRDYHLVLYKKDKLYQHYILHELTHLDMMLRAKQAGTLKVIGSSQNNFDLFMQEYKRHFDGLKKTYSQADIQNLAKSLFQGLSLQLMNSPLDMFVEERIFAKTEFRPLQLMSLFNMEQSNLGSVKQTANVQEFPQFIKDTNKLLILGQSLMLKRLYGMDFIANFGSSSNMLNNAHEMFKDFENSLLGYHDGDEYELFERFATKLGLIKYFAITNFAVGKDATLTENIKNDVDRKQEVFDSTHNPENVDPAITMMMSCYMVGAMKYFETLLPEDVKKIAFEIAMLGQNGISPNQKSGYTLKSIPDKDFGGYELLAYYYTSWAQVAPEMLSQLGLPFDDAYKMAKKMLNK, encoded by the coding sequence ATGGCCGAAAACGAAAAACAGTTTGATTTAGAAAAGGCAACACGAAATTTTCAAAAGGCTGCGGAGTGCTGCAGTCAGGGGCGTTTTGACGCTGCAAAAGATTTGCTTTTGAAAGGAATCAAAGCATGTCCTACCCATTCCGAATCGCATAGACTGCTAGGGCAAATTTACTTTCAAAACGGAGATACCGAAAAGGCTGAGAATACCGTTCTCGAAGCATTACGTTTAGACCCAAAGAATATGTGGGCTCTAATCCTAATGGGGAACATCTTCGCGAAAGATAAAGATAAGTCAAACGTTGCTGAGACATACTACAACAAGGTTTTAGAGTATTATCCCGATAACGCCATAGCATTGAACAACGTTGCAGGAACATTCCTGGCAAAAAGTGAATACAGCAAAGGTATTTTATATCTAGAAAAGGCTCTTGAGATAGACGACACCTACATCAACAGCTACTATGGTTTAGCTCTGGCTCATTACAAAAACAATAATTTGCAAGAAGCCTTTAAATATGCAGCAGCAGGAGTCAAAAAAGGCAAGAACAGAGCTGAAGATCCGGCTGTTAGAAACGAACTTCTCAAACTTTTTTTTACCATCGCTAGAGATATATGCGAATCAACAGATTATGAATCTATGGTCTTTGATATCGCGCGCAAATTGGAAAATGATTTCAACATTACAATCAAATTCCAACAAAAAGATGATCTTGACACATTGGCAAGGCTGCAATTTGCTGATTTCTACAAAAGGGATTATCATCTCGTTCTTTACAAAAAAGACAAACTCTACCAGCACTACATTCTCCATGAACTAACTCATCTTGACATGATGCTGCGAGCAAAGCAGGCTGGCACATTGAAGGTCATAGGTTCTTCACAGAATAATTTTGACTTATTCATGCAAGAATACAAGCGCCACTTTGATGGACTCAAAAAAACATATTCCCAAGCCGATATACAAAATCTTGCAAAAAGTCTTTTCCAAGGCTTGTCGCTACAACTGATGAACAGCCCTTTGGATATGTTCGTTGAAGAACGAATTTTTGCAAAAACAGAATTTAGACCATTGCAGTTAATGTCTTTATTCAACATGGAACAGTCCAATCTTGGCTCTGTAAAACAAACTGCAAATGTCCAGGAGTTTCCGCAGTTTATCAAGGATACAAATAAGTTGCTCATTCTTGGACAGTCTTTAATGTTAAAGCGTTTGTATGGCATGGACTTTATCGCCAATTTTGGCTCATCGTCCAACATGCTCAACAATGCACACGAAATGTTTAAAGATTTCGAAAATTCATTACTTGGTTACCATGATGGCGACGAGTATGAATTGTTTGAAAGATTTGCCACAAAACTTGGGCTCATCAAATACTTCGCAATTACAAATTTTGCTGTAGGCAAAGATGCAACCTTAACAGAAAACATCAAAAATGATGTAGACCGTAAGCAAGAAGTTTTTGACAGTACACATAATCCAGAAAACGTTGATCCTGCCATCACCATGATGATGTCTTGCTATATGGTTGGAGCCATGAAATACTTTGAAACACTTCTGCCTGAAGATGTGAAGAAAATCGCATTCGAAATAGCAATGCTCGGACAAAACGGAATAAGTCCTAACCAAAAATCTGGATACACCCTCAAATCCATTCCCGATAAGGACTTTGGTGGCTACGAACTTTTAGCCTATTACTATACAAGCTGGGCTCAAGTTGCGCCTGAAATGTTGAGTCAATTGGGACTTCCTTTTGATGACGCTTATAAGATGGCAAAGAAAATGTTAAACAAGTGA
- a CDS encoding type II toxin-antitoxin system prevent-host-death family antitoxin: MPCILPVSDLRNYNEVLQNVSEGSPVFLTKNGRGCFVVIDIKEYERLTAEHKLQKSLEEGEQSAKESGWLAAADVRAKYEV; this comes from the coding sequence ATGCCGTGTATTCTGCCTGTATCTGATTTGCGAAACTATAACGAGGTTCTTCAGAATGTTTCCGAGGGGTCTCCTGTATTCTTGACTAAGAATGGCCGAGGCTGTTTTGTGGTCATCGATATCAAGGAGTATGAACGCTTGACTGCAGAACATAAATTACAGAAGTCCTTGGAGGAAGGCGAACAATCTGCAAAGGAATCTGGCTGGCTGGCTGCAGCTGACGTACGTGCAAAGTACGAGGTCTAG
- a CDS encoding type II toxin-antitoxin system RelE/ParE family toxin, whose translation MAVVYVSPKAVEDLDDVKEYIENKLKSPQAAKNVVRKIIDAYEDFAEFPELGSDLETTNVALKSYRHIVVDNYIVFYRVHLGDVYVVRILH comes from the coding sequence ATGGCCGTTGTATATGTGTCTCCTAAAGCCGTTGAGGATTTGGACGACGTCAAGGAATATATTGAAAATAAATTGAAAAGTCCGCAGGCTGCAAAGAACGTTGTCAGGAAAATTATTGATGCGTATGAAGATTTTGCTGAATTTCCTGAGCTCGGTTCCGATCTAGAGACGACGAATGTTGCTCTAAAGTCTTATAGACATATTGTCGTGGATAACTATATCGTCTTCTATAGAGTCCATCTTGGAGACGTTTATGTTGTTCGAATTCTGCATTAG
- a CDS encoding diguanylate cyclase → MKQVQFTYDSQKQLDDELQNIGELCEGKPAKLLFHVYSEQSGYKLLKLVCNTIIQYFPSALCIGCSCNGSIVDGSFSGNSISISCTVFESETTRIGVLQYDLNEESAAVVAAGLAEAVEKRPWVTAVGLLLAAPEMSLSGFCDGLSAIRQDVQVFGGVAGQINEATPAYIFSNIGGFSNGSVVCVLYGGEGLHVETSKISGWKPLGKTFTVTRADGNVLWELDGRPAFEAYSKYLNIENDYYFYSNTLEFPLFYHSDGEYVQRTPLACSEEGALLLATDMRVGESTRISYGDPQFIMDGVKACTTRLSKFCPEAVFMYSCVARRSFWGEDEVDKETKPFNTLAPTAGFYTSGEILRTNKAVKLHNATIVVVAMREGYADHSRMKTVVVNDGTRAGRVSVISRLANFTNVSSAELMEMYNKMTKNSITDALTGLYNRGEIQRRIAERFAESPYDQMSLVMIDIDNFKSVNDTYGHKIGDCVIEGLSKQIQTASFENAPDADAGRWGGEEFMIMLPDMGIREAVEFAEAVRTGFAQVSFPQVGRKTISLGATEMKRGDSVDSICVRVDEALYQAKRTGKNKVVVL, encoded by the coding sequence GTGAAACAAGTTCAGTTTACATACGATAGTCAAAAACAGTTAGACGACGAATTGCAGAATATTGGCGAACTGTGCGAAGGAAAACCTGCCAAGCTGTTGTTTCATGTGTATTCTGAGCAGTCTGGCTACAAGCTGCTGAAACTTGTTTGCAATACCATTATTCAATATTTCCCCAGTGCACTTTGCATAGGTTGTTCTTGCAATGGTAGCATCGTCGACGGATCTTTCTCGGGAAACTCCATTTCAATTTCTTGTACTGTTTTTGAAAGCGAAACCACCCGCATTGGTGTTTTGCAGTATGACCTGAATGAAGAAAGTGCTGCCGTGGTTGCAGCGGGTTTGGCGGAGGCTGTGGAAAAACGTCCTTGGGTGACTGCGGTTGGCTTACTGTTAGCTGCTCCGGAAATGTCCCTCTCCGGTTTTTGTGATGGTCTTAGTGCTATTCGCCAAGATGTGCAGGTTTTTGGTGGTGTTGCAGGGCAGATTAACGAAGCTACTCCTGCTTACATTTTCTCCAATATCGGAGGCTTCTCCAATGGTTCTGTCGTCTGTGTTTTGTACGGCGGGGAAGGCCTCCATGTGGAAACATCAAAGATTTCCGGATGGAAACCTCTAGGAAAAACATTTACAGTCACCAGGGCTGATGGCAACGTTCTTTGGGAATTGGATGGAAGACCTGCTTTCGAGGCGTACTCCAAGTACCTGAACATTGAAAACGACTATTACTTCTATAGCAATACTTTGGAATTCCCGTTGTTCTACCATAGCGATGGGGAGTATGTTCAACGTACACCGTTGGCTTGTTCTGAAGAAGGGGCTCTGCTATTGGCCACTGATATGAGGGTGGGCGAATCTACTAGAATTTCCTATGGTGATCCTCAGTTTATTATGGACGGTGTGAAGGCCTGCACTACGAGGCTTTCAAAGTTCTGTCCGGAAGCTGTATTTATGTATTCCTGTGTTGCTCGCCGATCCTTCTGGGGTGAAGATGAGGTGGACAAGGAAACAAAGCCTTTTAATACCTTGGCTCCCACTGCTGGTTTTTATACGTCGGGTGAAATTTTACGAACAAACAAAGCCGTTAAACTTCACAATGCGACTATTGTTGTGGTTGCCATGCGTGAAGGCTATGCGGACCATTCCAGAATGAAGACCGTCGTTGTGAATGATGGTACCCGCGCTGGCAGGGTTTCTGTCATTAGTCGCTTGGCAAACTTTACCAACGTCTCCTCTGCAGAACTCATGGAAATGTACAACAAGATGACCAAGAACTCCATTACGGATGCCTTGACCGGATTGTACAACCGTGGTGAAATCCAGAGGCGTATTGCTGAACGATTTGCAGAAAGTCCCTACGATCAGATGTCCCTGGTGATGATTGATATCGACAACTTCAAGTCGGTGAACGATACCTATGGTCACAAGATTGGTGACTGCGTTATTGAGGGTCTTTCAAAACAGATTCAGACAGCTTCTTTCGAAAACGCTCCTGATGCGGATGCAGGTCGTTGGGGCGGTGAAGAATTTATGATTATGCTTCCGGATATGGGAATCAGGGAAGCGGTTGAATTTGCTGAAGCGGTCCGTACAGGCTTTGCTCAGGTTTCGTTCCCCCAGGTTGGAAGAAAGACGATCAGTCTTGGTGCCACCGAAATGAAAAGGGGCGACTCTGTGGATTCCATCTGCGTTCGTGTGGATGAAGCCCTCTATCAGGCTAAACGAACTGGCAAAAATAAGGTCGTAGTCCTTTAA
- a CDS encoding DUF4423 domain-containing protein has product MLNIEEISDYRDLLKEYYVQRKLDFPLYSYKMLGSKLGLETSQVYRVLNKEYHLPTRSVPLAKDLLKLKGRSGELFEILVAASKTKSQAKKDKLYKMALSLKDVKMRNLDSNELMFLSKWWIPVVRVTIEMNGGEAEPSKLLKMIRPAISKEQLDEAIRVLRELNLITPLASGRYAITQANFTSAGAAKVTAIRSYQNQLLALAQDSIVTVDPKQRNISSLLVGVDDECYEDLNNMTQEFRRQIQKRVEEVPEPKKAMQFVFALYPVSDVSQGGSTESGRKRK; this is encoded by the coding sequence ATGCTGAATATTGAAGAAATTAGCGATTATCGAGACCTTTTAAAGGAATACTATGTCCAGCGCAAGTTGGACTTTCCTCTGTATTCCTATAAAATGCTGGGCTCAAAATTAGGGCTGGAAACCAGTCAGGTATACCGCGTTCTGAACAAGGAATACCATTTGCCTACTCGTAGCGTTCCCCTGGCAAAGGACCTTCTGAAATTGAAGGGCCGTAGTGGTGAACTGTTTGAAATTTTGGTGGCTGCTTCCAAGACAAAGTCCCAGGCGAAGAAGGACAAGCTTTACAAGATGGCCCTTTCGCTGAAAGACGTGAAAATGCGTAACCTTGATTCCAACGAACTGATGTTCCTCAGCAAGTGGTGGATTCCTGTGGTTCGCGTGACTATTGAAATGAATGGCGGTGAGGCGGAACCTTCCAAGTTGCTGAAGATGATCCGCCCGGCTATTTCCAAGGAGCAGCTGGACGAGGCCATCCGAGTTCTCCGTGAATTGAACTTGATTACCCCGCTGGCCTCTGGCCGCTATGCCATTACCCAGGCAAACTTTACTTCTGCCGGTGCAGCCAAGGTTACTGCAATTCGTAGCTACCAGAACCAGCTTTTGGCGCTGGCCCAGGATTCCATTGTAACGGTGGATCCCAAGCAGCGCAACATCTCCTCGCTTTTGGTGGGCGTGGACGATGAGTGCTATGAAGATTTGAACAACATGACCCAGGAATTCCGCCGCCAGATTCAAAAGCGTGTGGAAGAAGTTCCTGAACCTAAGAAGGCAATGCAGTTTGTATTTGCCTTGTATCCGGTGTCTGATGTTTCTCAGGGCGGTTCTACGGAATCGGGGAGGAAACGTAAATGA
- a CDS encoding carboxypeptidase-like regulatory domain-containing protein — translation MKMFVKNCGLALMGGAMLALLGCSADDKLAGVSTVETENALVIQVTDGSAPAKGALARVRSARYLQDVDNAEHDGVAAEYTADSKGFISIAKKDVSSMKNIAVEVVDEKQGAFGIFSVATSEDAVPDSTTLSLEKFGSLKGRVTFAEGDSTAEVRIYGTDRIVTTDAEGNFEINDLPPYAHYTLYVGSSSNTIVEMEAGVSAEKTKDVGEIILKKYVRYDDVLMISDWMKVAKSARQNGEPVVGFIRLNSANFDFKDVMTQGKDVQIETEDGEPITFAINYWNDTLEQAEIQVLMDAETENVKLTWGMGAVDEKTAKKVSSSKLWEPVSADVAREQNSVNLVDFENGFKTNVTAPAKVFDWYFEYQGDSVETTPGLDDAIEGVESAGAGRDGKAFHWKSKSPNGSWSCIGLWLSSAEKPSNFQAIDSVEFLVRGNGRIAFAFESEDTTGYVSKAFNFDTLKTESSEWVRKVIKQSDFVEGTGAYANIGWDVIQTRVTNFNIAAYGEAEFWLDDIKFYGVNLDDL, via the coding sequence ATGAAGATGTTTGTGAAAAATTGCGGACTTGCTTTGATGGGTGGCGCTATGCTTGCGCTGCTCGGTTGTTCTGCCGACGACAAGTTGGCAGGTGTCAGCACCGTGGAAACGGAAAACGCCTTGGTCATCCAGGTGACTGACGGTAGTGCGCCTGCGAAGGGTGCTCTGGCCCGTGTGCGATCAGCTCGCTATTTGCAAGATGTTGATAACGCAGAACATGATGGTGTTGCCGCAGAATACACTGCCGATTCCAAGGGCTTTATTTCTATTGCGAAGAAAGATGTTTCCAGCATGAAAAATATTGCGGTTGAGGTGGTTGATGAAAAGCAGGGTGCCTTCGGTATATTCTCTGTAGCAACCTCCGAGGATGCAGTTCCCGATTCCACTACTTTATCTCTTGAAAAATTTGGTTCTTTGAAGGGTCGTGTAACTTTTGCTGAAGGTGATTCTACAGCAGAAGTCCGCATTTATGGAACGGATCGTATTGTCACTACAGACGCTGAAGGAAACTTTGAAATCAATGACCTTCCGCCTTACGCTCATTACACCTTGTATGTGGGCTCTAGCAGCAATACTATCGTAGAAATGGAAGCAGGTGTGTCTGCGGAAAAGACGAAGGATGTGGGTGAAATTATCCTTAAGAAGTATGTCCGTTATGACGACGTCTTGATGATTTCTGATTGGATGAAAGTTGCCAAGTCTGCTCGCCAGAATGGTGAACCTGTGGTGGGTTTCATTCGCTTGAATTCTGCGAACTTTGACTTTAAGGACGTCATGACTCAGGGCAAAGATGTCCAGATTGAAACTGAGGACGGAGAACCGATTACCTTTGCGATCAACTACTGGAACGATACTTTGGAACAGGCTGAAATTCAGGTGCTGATGGATGCGGAAACTGAAAATGTCAAGTTGACTTGGGGTATGGGCGCTGTGGACGAAAAGACTGCCAAGAAAGTGTCCTCTTCAAAGTTGTGGGAACCTGTTTCTGCAGATGTGGCTCGCGAGCAGAACTCCGTGAACCTTGTGGATTTCGAAAATGGATTCAAGACTAATGTGACGGCACCTGCTAAGGTGTTTGATTGGTACTTTGAATACCAGGGTGACTCTGTGGAAACCACTCCGGGTTTGGACGATGCTATTGAGGGTGTTGAATCTGCGGGTGCTGGCCGCGATGGCAAGGCTTTCCATTGGAAGTCTAAATCTCCTAATGGTAGCTGGTCCTGTATTGGCCTCTGGCTCAGTTCTGCGGAAAAGCCTAGCAATTTCCAGGCAATCGATTCTGTTGAATTCCTTGTTCGTGGAAATGGCCGTATTGCCTTTGCCTTCGAGTCCGAAGACACTACAGGATATGTTAGCAAGGCCTTTAACTTTGATACCCTCAAGACGGAATCCAGCGAATGGGTTCGCAAGGTTATCAAGCAAAGCGATTTCGTGGAAGGCACTGGCGCCTATGCCAATATTGGTTGGGACGTTATCCAGACTCGGGTTACTAACTTCAATATTGCGGCCTATGGTGAAGCTGAATTCTGGCTGGACGACATCAAGTTCTATGGTGTAAATCTGGACGACCTATAA
- a CDS encoding alpha/beta hydrolase, translated as MAEIQSVCVGEVEMEYARFGSGAKIFVIIPGLSLRSVMVSASSVETAYKIFKEDYTVYLFDRRKNMPAVYSVAEMAKDTAAAMKALGLEHADILGTSQGGMIAQHIAIEHPELVNRLVLASSSSKAEPLQLEVIGNWAVLARAGRADDLVGDFIDNAFTPAFVQRYRRALLMMYKNLTEEELLRFAITAEACAGIDTYDNLHKIQSPTFVVGAALDHVVTYEASVKIAEKLKSANVPCEFYTYEENGHAVFDEAKDYKERILQFFKNC; from the coding sequence ATGGCTGAAATTCAATCTGTTTGCGTCGGCGAAGTGGAAATGGAATACGCCCGCTTTGGTAGCGGTGCAAAGATTTTCGTGATTATTCCGGGTCTTAGTCTCCGTAGTGTAATGGTTTCTGCATCTTCTGTAGAAACCGCCTACAAGATTTTTAAGGAAGACTATACCGTTTACCTTTTTGACCGCCGCAAGAATATGCCTGCGGTGTATTCAGTCGCGGAAATGGCCAAGGATACTGCCGCTGCCATGAAGGCCTTGGGCCTTGAACATGCGGATATTTTGGGAACGTCTCAAGGTGGCATGATTGCCCAGCATATTGCCATCGAACATCCGGAACTGGTAAACCGCTTGGTGCTGGCCTCCAGTTCTTCAAAGGCGGAACCCCTTCAGCTTGAAGTCATCGGGAATTGGGCGGTTCTCGCTCGTGCCGGCCGCGCAGACGACTTGGTGGGCGATTTCATCGATAACGCTTTTACGCCTGCATTTGTGCAACGCTATCGCCGCGCACTCTTGATGATGTACAAGAACTTGACGGAAGAGGAACTTCTCCGTTTCGCAATCACCGCAGAGGCTTGTGCCGGCATTGACACTTACGACAATCTCCACAAGATCCAGAGCCCCACCTTTGTGGTCGGCGCTGCTCTTGACCATGTGGTGACCTATGAGGCTTCCGTCAAAATTGCAGAAAAGTTGAAGTCTGCCAATGTCCCTTGCGAATTCTACACCTACGAAGAAAATGGTCACGCCGTATTCGACGAGGCCAAGGATTACAAGGAAAGAATCCTTCAGTTTTTCAAAAACTGCTAG